In Triticum urartu cultivar G1812 chromosome 6, Tu2.1, whole genome shotgun sequence, the following proteins share a genomic window:
- the LOC125513924 gene encoding ELMO domain-containing protein A-like isoform X1: MDTNAGSFVAVRRLAGSDRAAGAVAFHHSSSGWPFSDFSVSSSPMDAYLTLRVFACAAAAEVVTGSTAWIGRGLSCVCVQSRDSDARLSFDLTPVQEESLLRLQNRIEIQYDSSNIEHQEELKALWCASFPGTELRGLISEQWKEMGWQGKDPSTDFRGGGFISLENLLFFARNYPKSFQELLRKQNGDRAIWEYPFAVAGVNITFMLIQMLDLQAVKPRSLLGAVFLKLLSENDRAFDILYCITFKLMDQQWLDMHATYMDFNTVMKSTRRQLERELLIEDIQRVEDMPSYKLLAC, encoded by the exons ATGGACACCAACGCCGGCTCCTTCGTCGCCGTCCGGCGGCTCGCCGGCTCCGACCGCGCGGCCGGCGCCGTCGCGTTCCATCACTCGTCCTCAGGTTGGCCCTTCTCCGACTTCTCTGTCTCCTCTTCGCCAATGGATGCTTACCTTACGCTTCGAGTGTTCGCGTGCGCTGCTGCAGCGGAGGTCGTGACCGGCTCGACGGCGTGGATAGGGAGGGGGCTCTCCTGCGTCTGTGTGCAGAGTAGGGACAGCGACGCCCGCCTTTCCTTCGATTTGACTCCCGTTCAG GAAGAGAGCCTACTGAGGTTACAGAACCGGATAGAAATTCAGTATGATAGTTCAAACATAGAGCATCAG GAAGAACTGAAGGCCCTTTGGTGCGCCTCCTTTCCTGGAACTGAGCTTAGGGGCCTAATATCGGAACAATGGAAAGAGATGGGCTGGCAAGGGAAAGATCCATCCACGGATTTTAG AGGTGGAGGCTTCATCTCCTTGGAGAATTTATTGTTCTTCGCCAGGAACTATCCG AAATCTTTTCAGGAACTTCTTCGTAAGCAGAATGGTGACCGTGCAATTTGGGAGTATCCATTTGCGGTAGCTGGTGTAAATATTACATTCATGCTCATTCAGATGCTTGATCTACAAGCAG TCAAACCAAGGTCATTGTTGGGAGCTGTTTTCCTAAAGCTACTTTCAG AAAATGATCGAGCCTTTGATATCCTGTACTGCATAACCTTCAAGCTGATGGATCAGCAATGGCTTGACATGCATGCTACTTACATGGACTTCAAT ACAGTCATGAAATCCACACGACGGCAGCTAGAAAGGGAGCTGTTGATTGAAGATATTCAGCGGGTTGAGGATATGCCATCGTACAAGCTTCTAGCCTGCTAG
- the LOC125513924 gene encoding ELMO domain-containing protein A-like isoform X2, with product MDTNAGSFVAVRRLAGSDRAAGAVAFHHSSSAEVVTGSTAWIGRGLSCVCVQSRDSDARLSFDLTPVQEESLLRLQNRIEIQYDSSNIEHQEELKALWCASFPGTELRGLISEQWKEMGWQGKDPSTDFRGGGFISLENLLFFARNYPKSFQELLRKQNGDRAIWEYPFAVAGVNITFMLIQMLDLQAVKPRSLLGAVFLKLLSENDRAFDILYCITFKLMDQQWLDMHATYMDFNTVMKSTRRQLERELLIEDIQRVEDMPSYKLLAC from the exons ATGGACACCAACGCCGGCTCCTTCGTCGCCGTCCGGCGGCTCGCCGGCTCCGACCGCGCGGCCGGCGCCGTCGCGTTCCATCACTCGTCCTCAG CGGAGGTCGTGACCGGCTCGACGGCGTGGATAGGGAGGGGGCTCTCCTGCGTCTGTGTGCAGAGTAGGGACAGCGACGCCCGCCTTTCCTTCGATTTGACTCCCGTTCAG GAAGAGAGCCTACTGAGGTTACAGAACCGGATAGAAATTCAGTATGATAGTTCAAACATAGAGCATCAG GAAGAACTGAAGGCCCTTTGGTGCGCCTCCTTTCCTGGAACTGAGCTTAGGGGCCTAATATCGGAACAATGGAAAGAGATGGGCTGGCAAGGGAAAGATCCATCCACGGATTTTAG AGGTGGAGGCTTCATCTCCTTGGAGAATTTATTGTTCTTCGCCAGGAACTATCCG AAATCTTTTCAGGAACTTCTTCGTAAGCAGAATGGTGACCGTGCAATTTGGGAGTATCCATTTGCGGTAGCTGGTGTAAATATTACATTCATGCTCATTCAGATGCTTGATCTACAAGCAG TCAAACCAAGGTCATTGTTGGGAGCTGTTTTCCTAAAGCTACTTTCAG AAAATGATCGAGCCTTTGATATCCTGTACTGCATAACCTTCAAGCTGATGGATCAGCAATGGCTTGACATGCATGCTACTTACATGGACTTCAAT ACAGTCATGAAATCCACACGACGGCAGCTAGAAAGGGAGCTGTTGATTGAAGATATTCAGCGGGTTGAGGATATGCCATCGTACAAGCTTCTAGCCTGCTAG